AAGTTGTATTCGCAAAGTTACCATTTGCATATACTTTTAAAGGTGTTGATTTTTTTGCGTCACTAATATATTGAATAATTTCTTCTGCTGATAAATTTTGTACCATAATGTTATAAGCTCCTTAATGTTTATAAATTATCAAATGTATAGAAGTCATTTGACTTGTTGATTAATCTTTCCGCTGCACTAATGGCTCCATTAGCAAAAATATCTTTTGACTGCGCACGATGAGTAATTTCGATTGTTTCATCGATGCCAGCAAATAATACTTCGTGTTCACCTACTATAGTACCACCACGTTTGGCATGAATGCCAATTTCTTCTGGCTTTCTTTTTTCTGTGTTTTCATGGCGGTCATATACAGGCGTCGTTTTATCTCTTAATGATTCAATGACATCATATAATTTAACTAAAGTGCCACTTGGCGCATCCACTTTTTTATTATGATGTGCTTCTGTTAATTCTATATCATAGTCTTGTAAGAGCGGTACTGCCGCTTCTAAAATTTTAGTAAGTGCATGTACACCGTAGCTCATATTAGCACTAAAGAATACAGGCATTCGTTTACTTAAGTCTTGTAATTTATTAATAATAGTCTCTTTTTCACCAGTAGTTGCAATAACTAAAGGCAGTTCAAAAGAATCATCTAATAATGGTAATAATAATTCAGGATTTGAAAAATCAATGGCTACATCAGCATCAGTTGCTTCTGAAATTTTGTCAAAAGTAGGGTAGGGATAAGATTTACTGCTGTCCCTAACTACAACACCAGTGATTTCATGTCCTTTTTCTTCAGCTAATCTTGCTACACGTTCGTTCATAGCACCATAACCGATTAGAAGTATCTTCATGCGTTGTCACCTGCTTTGTATTGATTATATGCATCTTCTAGAGCTTTTCTATCATCATCCTCTAAAGTAACTAAAGGAAGGCGTACTTCATAATTTCCAAATCCTTCAACAGTTGTTAAAACTTTGATAGGGATTGGGTTTACATCAACAGCAAGTGCATCTAATAGTGTGCCAATAGGTTGATATAATGCTTCAACATCGCCATTTTGTTGACTTGTTTCGTATAAATTTTGAATAGCTTTAGGAATAACGTTAGCGATTACTGAAATAACACCGTGACCGCCACCATTGAAATAACGAACGATATTATCATCATTACCACTATATAAAGCAAAATTATCTAAGTCTAATTTTTGTTGCAATGTTGCTAAATAGTCAAAATCATTTGTTGCATCTTTTAATGCTACAATATATTCATTTTTGCTTAATTCAACTATTGTGTCTGCTTCGATTGTCATATTCGTACGAGAAGGGACATTGTATAATACGACTGGCAATTTCGCTGCATCAGCAATAGTTGTAAAATGTTTAATTAATCCACGTTGATTTGTTTTGTTGTAATAAGGTGTGATTAACATAATCGCATCAGCACCAAGTTCTCTCGCTTTAACAGATGCTTGTATAGATTTTTGTGTGTTATTTGTACCTGTACCAGCTATGACAGGAATGCGGCCATTAACTGTATTCACAACTTCTTCTAATACTTGGTTTTTTTCTTCTTCAGTTAAAGTAGGGTTTTCTGCTGTAGTACCGTTAACCACGATTGATTTTGCATCGTTATCTATTAAATAATTCACATGTTTTCTAAGGGCGTTATAATCAATTTCATTATGTGTGAATGGGGTAGTTAAGGCTACACCTACACCTTCAAAAATATGTGCCATATTATTTAACTCCTTTCAGACTCATTACTTGTTCTAAAATTTGTACGGCATTAAGTGCTGCACCTTTCAATAAGTTGTCTGAAGTACACCATACATGGAAAGTATTATCTAACGTATCATCTTTACGAATACGTCCTACGAAAACTTCATCTTTACCTGTAGAATGAATGGCTAACGGATATTCGTTGTTTGCTGGGTTATCTACAAGTACCACACGATCATCTTGATCGAATAACTGTTGAATTGCTTCTACTGAAGTTTCTTTATTCAATGTAACGCTCATATGCACGCTATGACTATCTTGTACTGGGACACGTACACAAGTTGCTGTAACTTTTAATGCGTCATCTTTTAAAATTTTGCGTGTTTCGTCGATCATTTTTTGTTCTTCTTTAGTATAACCATCTTCTAAAAAGACATCGATATGTGGTAAAACATTGTTATAAATTGGGTGTGGATATGCTTCAGGATCTTTACCATTCGCACCTTCAGCTAAATCTTGTTTACCTTTAACACCAGAACCTGATACAGCTTGATAAGTTGTATAAGCAACTCTTTCAATACCATAAGCATCTTGTAATACTTTTAAAGGTACGACTGATTGGATTGTTGAACAGTTCGGATTCGCGATAATTTTACGATTTAAAACAGGTTCATTAACTTCTGGCACGATTAAATCAATACCTTCAGTCATTCTCCATTGACTTGAATTATCTATTACAATTGCTCCTGCTTGTTCGATAATAGGAGAGAAGTGGGCGCTTGTACTTCCACCTGCACTCATTAATACGAAATCAAAATGTTCGCTCGCCGCTTCTTCAGTTAATTCTTGTACAATGTATGTTTTACCTTGAAATTCAACTTCAGCGCCAGCTGATCTAGCTGATGAAAATAATACTAATTCATCAAAAGCTACATTTTTTCTATCAAGTGTTTCTAACATTTTTCTTCCTACTAAACCTGTTGCTCCTGCTACTGCTAATTTTGTCATATTATATACACTCCAGTATTTTAATTTTGTAAAAATTCTGTATCATTTTATTATTTAAATATCGAATGCTTCATATAAATTTGCAACTGCACGCTCACCATTAAAGGCGTCGATAACATAAGAAATACTAATTTCAGATGTTGTCGTTTGGTAAAATGGAATATCGTTTGCAATCAATGTCATAAATGCTTTTGAAGCAACACCTGACATGTCTCTCATTCCAGAGCCAATTAATGAAATTTTAACGTATTCTTCATTTATCTTGAAGTCTAAAGCGTTAAAATCTTCTGACAACTTCTCTAGAATGTTCGTAATTTGAATTGCGTCTGTATCTTTAATTGTAAATGACATCTGTAAACCTTCTAAGTTTACGATTTGGGATATCATATCTACATTAACAGAACCTTCTTCTAGTTTAGTAAATAATTGTGTTAATAATTTATTGTCCGGTAGTGGGTAACTAATTGTTACGTGCATCATATGTGTATCCAATGCCACGCCTGTTACTGCTTTTTTCTCTAATAAATCTGATTGTGCCATAATCCATGTTCCTTTCACATTAGATAAAGTTCTTCCTAAATAAATAGGTATATCATAATTGTTTGCAAGTTCTACACTTCTTGTCTCTAATACACCTGCACCAAGCGCGCTCATTTCCATCATTTCTTCATAAGAAACGTAAGAAAGACGTTTGGCTTGTTTATAAACTCTTGGGTCAGTAGCATAAACACCGTCAACATCAGTGTAGATTTCGCAAGGAGTTTGATTACTCGCCGCTAATGCTACAGCAGTTGTATCTGAACCACCACGACCTAACGTCGTTAATTCAAATGAATCATTGATACCTTGGAAACCTGCTACCACAAGTACATCGTTCGTTTCGAACGACTTGTTAAACGTTTCAGGATTAATTTCTGCTATACGACTTTTCAAATGATGGCCAACGGTTTTTATACCTGCTTGATAACCAGTCATCGCCTTAGCATTTACGCCTAAATCGTTTAGCATCATGGAAAGGTATGACACTGTTTGTTGTTCACCCGTAGTTAATAACAATGCCAATTCTTCATCTTTAGGGTTTTCAGTAACTGCACTGACATTTTCCATTAATTGATCAGTGGTTTTACCCATGGCACTTACGACAACAATAAGTTGTTCACCGTTATCAACTCTATGTTTCAACATTTCCGCAATATTTCTAATTTTCGTAAAATCGCTGACGGACGAACCGCCAAACTTTAAAACACTTCTATTCACTTACTTTATCCTCCTCAAATGACTAGGGGAGAATCACAAATCATATAAAAAAAGAACAAGTTCGGAATGCGAACTTGCTCGTAATTTATATACAAGTGATGCACTCCATTATTTTAAAATAATGACAGACTCTTAGCTCTTAACCATAAAGTCCAATGAACGATAAGCTGCTATTATCGTCACTTCGGCATCTCACCCTTTCAAAATTAGCTACTAGCAGGTAGTTTGTTCTAAGATTTACTAATGATTGATGCGCCTCATCTAATTCTTATTAAATTGGTTATGTTTCACATTATACATATAACGTTAATAGCTGTAAACCGCCAACTGTGAATTTTTTTAATTTACTGATAATTTAAATCTATTAGACAATCCAAACCTTCAATAAAATTAAAATTTTACGCTATTTTTAATTAAAACTCTTCATATTCAGCAGGATCTTGGTCTTTACGTCTACCATCTTCTTTAGAAAGTAAATCTATTTGTGTTAAATCTTCACTTTCTAAATAGAAATCAAATACGTCTATATTTTGTAACTGTCTAACATTTGACGCTGATTTAGGAATAGGGACTACACCATTTTGAATATGCCATTTTAAAATAACTTGTACTGTCGTTTTATTGTATTTATCAGCTATTTGTTGAATAACTTCATGATTCATAATATTAACATCTCTACCTAGAGGACTCCAAGCTTCGACGATAATGCCTTTTTCTTGATGATATTCAAGTACGTCTTTTTGGTTAAAGAATGGATGAAGCTCGATTTGGTTTACTGTAGGTAATACACCAGTTTCTTTTTCTAATGTATCAATATGTTCTGGTAAGAAGTTACAAACACCAATCGACTTAACTAAACCAGCTTTTTGTGCATCGATTAATGCGCGCCAAGCTTCGACGTATTTGCCTTGTT
The Staphylococcus kloosii genome window above contains:
- a CDS encoding aspartate-semialdehyde dehydrogenase, whose protein sequence is MTKLAVAGATGLVGRKMLETLDRKNVAFDELVLFSSARSAGAEVEFQGKTYIVQELTEEAASEHFDFVLMSAGGSTSAHFSPIIEQAGAIVIDNSSQWRMTEGIDLIVPEVNEPVLNRKIIANPNCSTIQSVVPLKVLQDAYGIERVAYTTYQAVSGSGVKGKQDLAEGANGKDPEAYPHPIYNNVLPHIDVFLEDGYTKEEQKMIDETRKILKDDALKVTATCVRVPVQDSHSVHMSVTLNKETSVEAIQQLFDQDDRVVLVDNPANNEYPLAIHSTGKDEVFVGRIRKDDTLDNTFHVWCTSDNLLKGAALNAVQILEQVMSLKGVK
- a CDS encoding aspartate kinase, translated to MNRSVLKFGGSSVSDFTKIRNIAEMLKHRVDNGEQLIVVVSAMGKTTDQLMENVSAVTENPKDEELALLLTTGEQQTVSYLSMMLNDLGVNAKAMTGYQAGIKTVGHHLKSRIAEINPETFNKSFETNDVLVVAGFQGINDSFELTTLGRGGSDTTAVALAASNQTPCEIYTDVDGVYATDPRVYKQAKRLSYVSYEEMMEMSALGAGVLETRSVELANNYDIPIYLGRTLSNVKGTWIMAQSDLLEKKAVTGVALDTHMMHVTISYPLPDNKLLTQLFTKLEEGSVNVDMISQIVNLEGLQMSFTIKDTDAIQITNILEKLSEDFNALDFKINEEYVKISLIGSGMRDMSGVASKAFMTLIANDIPFYQTTTSEISISYVIDAFNGERAVANLYEAFDI
- a CDS encoding aldo/keto reductase, which gives rise to MENLNMLDGQVLPVLGFGTYKLNGTQGVHAIVNALNNGYRLLDTAYNYENEGTVGKAIEYSHVSRDQIIVTSKLPGRYHDYDSAMVAIQESIYRLNVDYIDLYLIHWPNPKQGKYVEAWRALIDAQKAGLVKSIGVCNFLPEHIDTLEKETGVLPTVNQIELHPFFNQKDVLEYHQEKGIIVEAWSPLGRDVNIMNHEVIQQIADKYNKTTVQVILKWHIQNGVVPIPKSASNVRQLQNIDVFDFYLESEDLTQIDLLSKEDGRRKDQDPAEYEEF
- the dapA gene encoding 4-hydroxy-tetrahydrodipicolinate synthase encodes the protein MAHIFEGVGVALTTPFTHNEIDYNALRKHVNYLIDNDAKSIVVNGTTAENPTLTEEEKNQVLEEVVNTVNGRIPVIAGTGTNNTQKSIQASVKARELGADAIMLITPYYNKTNQRGLIKHFTTIADAAKLPVVLYNVPSRTNMTIEADTIVELSKNEYIVALKDATNDFDYLATLQQKLDLDNFALYSGNDDNIVRYFNGGGHGVISVIANVIPKAIQNLYETSQQNGDVEALYQPIGTLLDALAVDVNPIPIKVLTTVEGFGNYEVRLPLVTLEDDDRKALEDAYNQYKAGDNA
- the dapB gene encoding 4-hydroxy-tetrahydrodipicolinate reductase translates to MKILLIGYGAMNERVARLAEEKGHEITGVVVRDSSKSYPYPTFDKISEATDADVAIDFSNPELLLPLLDDSFELPLVIATTGEKETIINKLQDLSKRMPVFFSANMSYGVHALTKILEAAVPLLQDYDIELTEAHHNKKVDAPSGTLVKLYDVIESLRDKTTPVYDRHENTEKRKPEEIGIHAKRGGTIVGEHEVLFAGIDETIEITHRAQSKDIFANGAISAAERLINKSNDFYTFDNL